The nucleotide window GTCGCCCTTACGGCCGGCCTCCTGCGCGGCGGCCCGCACCCGGCCGAACTGGCGCTCGCTGTCCTCGACCGACGCGAACGGCATGTTGAACTCGTCGGCGTACGTGCCCGCGAGCCGCGGTGTACGGGACGCGCCGTGGCCACCGATGAGCACCGGCACCTTGGCCTGCGCGGGCTTGGGCAGCGCGGGCGAGTCGGTGAGCTGGTAGTGCGTGCCGTCGTACGAGAAGGTCTCGCCGGCCTTCGTCGCCCACAGTCCGGTGACGATCGCCAGCTGCTCCTCCAGGCGGGCGAACTTCTCCTTCGGGAACGGGATGCCGTACGCCTTGTGCTCCTCCTCGAACCAGCCCGCGCCCAGGCCCAGTTCGACCCGGCCGCCGGACATCTGGTCGACCTGCGCGACCTGGATCGCCAGGACGCCGGGCAGGCGGAACGTACCGGCCGTCATCAGCGTGCCGAGCCGGATCCGCTTGGTCTCGCGGGCGAGTCCGGCGAGGGTGATCCAGGCGTCCGTCGGGCCCGGGAGGCCGTCCACGGAGCCCATGCGGAGATAGTGGTCCGAACGGAAGAAGGCGTCGAAGCCGAGGTCCTCGGTCGCCTTCGCCACGGTGAGCAGGGTGTCGTAGGTGGCCCCTTGCTGGGGCTCGGTGAAGATTCGAAGATCCATGCCTCCCATCCTGCACGGTCCGCCGGCCGGCGGCCGCACCGGTGGCGCCGGTCGTCCGCCCCTTTCCTCCGCGGGCCGGCGCAAGCCCTACGCGGGCTCCTGGTCCCGCACGGCGAGTCTTCGCAGCATCTCGAGCACCCGGTCCCGCGACTCGTCCGCCGCGTCGATCGCCTCCATGCACTGCCAGTACATCCCCTCGTCCACCGCCGCACAGGCGACGCCGACGAGCGCGATACCGACCTCCGCGAGCAGCCCGCCGAGCTCGAACAGCGCGCGCCGCGCGTCACCCAGCTCGGTCAGCCGGGCCGCCCGCATGCTGCCCACCTCGGTCACGGGAGCCCCGAGGATCCCGCACCCCCGCCCCGCCAGCTCTGTCAGCCCCAGCGCCTCGCCCCGTAACTCCGGCGGGCCGGACACCGCGACCCTGCTGCCTATCGCCTGGGCGAGGGCATGGGCCTGCCAGGCCTCGGCCATGGTCCCGGAGGCGTCGCCGCTCCTCATCAGGGCACACCTGCTCGCACCGATGAGCCGCACCGCATCCATCCACTGTCCCCGTCTGTCCCGACGCGCTGACCGCACGCCTGCCCGAACTCCGCCTGCCACTACCCAGAGTGAGGTGTGTCGGGACGAAAAGCCAGAGGAAGTCTGAAATCTGCGGACACGTAATCGAATTTGAACAGATCGATAACTACTGAGAGTAACAATCGGAATTGTTGGTCCCTTTTCCCGGCCGTCACCCCCGAGTTGGCGGAGTTGGTCGAGTTGGCGGGACCGGGAACCTCGTCTCGTTCCGGTCGATCTTCGCGTCCAGCGCCGCGAGGGGATCGACGCCGAGCACCTCGCACAGCTGGAGCAAGTACGCGAGCACGTCCGCGACTTCGTCCCGCACGCGCGGGGCCCTCTCCGGGTCGTCCATCACCCCCGCCGACTTCTCGGGCGTCAGCCACTGGAAGATCTCCACGAGTTCGGACGCCTCCACGCTGAGCGCGGCGACGAGGTTCTTGGGCGTGTGGTAGGGCTGCCAGTTCCGGGCGGCGGCGAACACGGCCAGCCTCCGCTGCAGGGTCGCCACGTCAAGTTCGGTCACGGCCCCAGGTCTACCACCGTCGCTCCGTCGATCCCCGCCGCCCAGGACGCGTCGCTCACCGCCCCCACCAGCCGGATGTGCCCGCGCTCGCACATGCGGGCCGCCAGCCGTACGAGCCCGTCCCGCTGGCGTGCGTCCAGGTCGCGGTCGAAGCCGTCGGCGAGCACGGTGAGCGTCTGCAGGGCCGCGGGCACCTCCCCGGCCGGGTCGACGTCGAGCACACCGGGACCGGTCAGCAGCACCAGGGCCAGCGCGAGGTACCTCAACTCGCCGTTCCCCAGCCGCCCGAGCGGCGTCCGCAGCCCGTCGCCCCGGTCGAGCAGCGCCCTGACCGTCACCGCGGAACCGCCGGCGGGCCCGGCCTGCGCCAGCACGTCGGCGACCGGGCCCGCGCACCCCGCCCGCACCGCGTCGACCAGCAGCCCGTGCCGCCGCCCGCACTCGGCGCGCGTCCGCAGGAGGACCTCGGCCAGGTTGCCGCAGCCGCGCAGCAGCCGGCCCGCGCCGAGCGGCACGGCGGTGCGCATGGCGCCGGGCAGCGGATCGCAGACGAACACCGACCGCAGGGCGACCACCATCTGCTCGGCGGCGGCGATGACCCGGCACTGGCCGTCCGTCCGGCCCGCCACACGCAGGGGCAGCAGCGCGGTGCCGAGCCGGTCGTCGGGCAGCGGCGCCCGTGTCACCGGGGACAGCCCGGCCGTGTGCCAGGCCGCCTGCACGGTACGCCGGCCCGGGTCCCGCAACGCCGTCTCCAGCAGGGTGAGCCCGGCGACGGTCAACCGCTCGCCCACGATGCGCAGTTCGGGTTCGGCCTGCACCGCCACGTCGAGCCGCACGGCGCCCTCGGGACCGTGCGCCGTGCAGCCGATGCGGAAGCCGCGCCGTCGCTGGGCGTCGGGCCGGGCCCTCTCCGGCACACAGGCGTCCGGGTCGGGGAACACCTCGGCCAGTACGGCGCCGCCGCCGAGCCGGGCCAGTGCCTCGTACGCGTGCAGGGCGCCGGACTTGCCGCTGCCGCTGGGCCCGGCGAAGAGGGTGAGGGGGCCGAGCAGGAATTCGGCACCGCGGTGCCCGGCGAACGCCGAGAGCCGCAGTTCGGTGACGCTCGGGCGGCCGGTATGCGCCCCGGTCCGTGCGGGGGTGGTGCCATATGACACGTTCATGCCCGGACGGTAGGGCTCCGCCGTGAGGCCGAACCGTTTCGTCCGCGGACCTTCCCACCATCGGGCGACCCGGTCATCCGGGCGGCGGGAACCGCTTCACACGATGGGGGCGAGTTCGCCCCGCGGCCCCCTCGTCCACCGTCACCGGGCGCTCATACGCCCGGGATGCCGGCGCCCTTCATCAGTCCCCCCACCTCGGTGCCCGGCGGCGTGAGCAGGAAGACGTTCCGGTCGACCCGGTGCATCCCGCTCGCGAGGCCGAAGACCACGCCCGTACTGAAGTCCAGTACGCGCTTGGCGACGTCCGTCTCGGCGCTGGTGAGGTCCAGGAGGACCGGGACGCCCGACATCAGCGTCTCGGCGACCTCGCGGGCGTCCGCGAAGATGTTGACGCGCAGCACCACGAAACGGCGTCGCGTCTCGGTCTCCGCGTCCGGCATCGAGCGGTGGTCCACCGACGACGGCCAGGCATCCCGGCCGCGCAGAGGAACTACCTGGGCGAGGCCCTCCCACTGTTCATCGGTGACGTCGTGGCTGTTCACCGGCTCCCCCCGCCCTGAATCGTCCTGATTGCCTGCTCCCGCCATTGTTGCGCATGGTCACCCGTTCGGCCGAATGCGACACGGACCGCAGCTGACCGACCGTAGCGTTCCGGCGTCCCTCGCACCGGGCCGACCGCTCCTGTGTGACAGGCGTAACGCTCCCTGGGGGCCGGCACCGGGCGGCGAACCGTTCCCGGACACGGAGCATCAAAACTTGCACCGTTCGTTTACTTGAACTGTTCGTGTTTATGTCAGTAGGTTGACCCCATGACCGCATCCCGGCCCGCGAGCACCGCCGAAGAGCTGCGCGGCGCGGGCCTGCGGGTGACGGCCGCTCGCGTCGCCCTGCTCGAGACCGTCCGTGACGGCGCCCACCTCGGAGTCGAGGCGATCGCCTCCGGCGTACGGGCCCGCGTGGGACACATCTCGCTCCAGGCCGTGTACGAGGGTCTCCACGCGCTGACCACCGTGAAGCTCGTGCGCCGCATCGAACCGCCCGGCAGCCCGGCCCTGTTCGAGGGGCGCGTCGGGGACAACCACCACCACCTCGTGTGCCGGTCGTGCGGTGTCGTGGCGGACGTCGACTGCGCGACCGGGCACGCCCCCTGTCTGACCGCGTCCGACGACCACGGCTTCTCGGTCGACGAGGCCGAAGTCATCTACTGGGGCCTGTGCCCCGCCTGTTCCACCGCTTCCACCGCTTCCACCGCCAGCAGTTCCTGAGTTCCACCAGCAGTTCCCAAGTCCCACCAGCAGTTCCTGAGCATGTGATCCATGCCGTTCGGAAGGATTCTTATGACCGACAACCATGACGCGATCGTCACGGACCCGAAGCCGGAGGAGGCGGGAGGCTGCCCGGTCGCGCACGGCCGCGCCCCGCACCCGACCCAGGGCGGCGGAAACCGTCAGTGGTGGCCCGAGCGCCTCAACCTGAAGATCCTCGCGCAGAACCCCGTCGTGGCGAACCCTCTCGGTGAGGACTTCGACTACGCCGCGGCGTTCCAGGGTCTCGATCTCGCCGCGGTCAAACAGGACATCGCCGAGGTGCTGACCACTTCACAGGACTGGTGGCCCGCCGACTTCGGGCACTACGGCCCGCTCATGATCCGGATGGCCTGGCACAGCGCCGGCACGTACCGCATCAGCGACGGCCGCGGCGGCGCCGGTGCCGGTCAGCAGCGCTTCGCCCCGCTGAACAGCTGGCCGGACAACGCCAACCTGGACAAGGCCCGCCGGCTGCTGTGGCCCGTGAAGAAGAAGTACGGCCAGAGCCTGTCGTGGGCCGACCTCATGATCCTCACCGGCAACGTCGCCCTGGAGACGATGGGCTTCGAGACCTTCGGCTTCGCCGGCGGCCGCGCCGACGTGTGGGAGCCCGACGAGGACGTCTACTGGGGTCCCGAGACCACCTGGCTCGACGACCAGCGCTACACAGGCGACCGTGAGCTGGAGAACCCGCTCGGCGCCGTCCAGATGGGCCTCATCTACGTCAACCCCGAGGGCCCCAACGGCAACCCGGACCCGCTGGCCTCGGCCCGCGACATCCGTGAGACGTTCCGCCGGATGGCGATGAACGACGAGGAGACGGTCGCCCTGATCGCGGGCGGTCACACCTTCGGCAAGACGCACGGCGCGGGCCCGGCGGACAACGTCGGCGACGACCCCGAGGCCGCCTCCCTGGAGCAGCAGGGCCTCGGCTGGAAGAGCAGCTACGGCACCGGCAAGGGCGGCGACACCATCACCAGTGGCCTGGAGGTCACCTGGACGAGCACGCCGACCCGGTGGAGCAACGGCTTCTTCAAGAACCTCTTCGAGTACGAGTGGGAGCTCACGAAGAGCCCCGCGGGCGCCCACCAGTGGGTCGCGAAGGACGGCGCCGGCTCCGGTACGATCCCGGACGCGCACGACTCGTCGAAGAGCCACGCCCCGAAGATGCTGACGGCGGACCTCGCGCTGCGGTTCGACCCGGCGTACGAGCAGATCTCGCGCCGCTTCTACGAGAACCCCGACCAGTTCGCGGACGCCTTCGCCCGCGCCTGGTACAAGCTGACCCACCGTGACCTGGGCCCGAAGTCGCAGTACCTCGGCCCGGAGGTCCCGGAGGAGACCCTGCTGTGGCAGGACCCGCTGCCGGCGGTGACGCACGAGCTCGTCGACGCGGCGGACGTGGCCTCCCTCAAGAGCCAGATCCTCGCCTCGGACCTCACCGTCCCGCAGCTCGTCTCCACCACGTGGGCGGCCGCCTCGTCCTTCCGCGGCAGCGACAAGCGCGGCGGCGCCAACGGCGCGCGCATCCGCCTGCAGCCGCAGATCGGCTGGGAGGTCAACGAGCCCGACCGCCTCGCCTCGGTGCTGCGCACCCTGGAGGGCATCCAGGAGTCCTTCAACTCCGCGCAGAGCGGCGGCAAGCGGGTCTCGCTGGCCGACCTGATCGTGCTGGCCGGTGCGGCGGGCGTCGAGAAGGCGGCCAAGGACGGCGGCGTCGACATCGAGGTCCCGTTCACGCCGGGCCGCGTGGACGCGACGCAGGAGCAGACGGACGTGGAGTCGTTCGCCGCGCTCGAGCCGACCGCCGACGGTTTCCGCAACTACCTCGGCAAGGGCAACCGCCTGCCGGCCGAGTTCCTGCTGCTGGACAAGGCCAACCTGCTGGGCCTGAGCGCCCCCGAGCTGACCGTCCTCGTCGGCGGCCTGCGCGTCCTGGGCGCCAATTACGGCCAGTCCGCGCACGGCGTCCTCACCCACACCCCGGGCACCCTGACGAACGACTTCTTCGTCAACCTCCTGGACCTGGGCACGACGTGGAGCTCGACCTCCGAGGACCAGACCTCCTTCGAGGGCCGTGACGCGGCCACCGGCGAGGTCAAGTGGACCGGCACCCGCGCCGACCTGGTCTTCGGCTCGAACTCCGAGCTGCGTGCGCTCGCCGAGGTCTACGCGAGCGACGACGCGAAGGAGAAGTTCGTGAAGGACTTCGTCGCGGCCTGGACGAAGGTCTCGAACGCGGACCGCTTCGACCTGGTCTGAACCCAGCAGCCCAGTGAGGGCTGATGCCCGGGCCGGTCCACCTGGACCGGCCCGGGTCTCGTCTTCGGCCGTCCGGCGGACGGCGCCGAACGATGCTCAGCGGCTCAGCAGCCGCAGCACCGCCTCCTCCACCGGCTGGGTCGCCAGGCCGCCCGACTCGGGGACCGAGCCGAGGGCGGCCAGTGCGGGGGCGATCGTCCTCCCCTCGTCGAAGAGCTCGAACAGGCGCG belongs to Streptomyces sp. V3I8 and includes:
- a CDS encoding LLM class F420-dependent oxidoreductase yields the protein MDLRIFTEPQQGATYDTLLTVAKATEDLGFDAFFRSDHYLRMGSVDGLPGPTDAWITLAGLARETKRIRLGTLMTAGTFRLPGVLAIQVAQVDQMSGGRVELGLGAGWFEEEHKAYGIPFPKEKFARLEEQLAIVTGLWATKAGETFSYDGTHYQLTDSPALPKPAQAKVPVLIGGHGASRTPRLAGTYADEFNMPFASVEDSERQFGRVRAAAQEAGRKGDDLVYSNALVACVGRDDAEVARRAASIGREVAELKANGLAGSPAEVVDRIGRFAEIGSRRIYLQILDLDDLDHLDLISSQVQSQL
- a CDS encoding DUF6099 family protein codes for the protein MDAVRLIGASRCALMRSGDASGTMAEAWQAHALAQAIGSRVAVSGPPELRGEALGLTELAGRGCGILGAPVTEVGSMRAARLTELGDARRALFELGGLLAEVGIALVGVACAAVDEGMYWQCMEAIDAADESRDRVLEMLRRLAVRDQEPA
- a CDS encoding nucleotide pyrophosphohydrolase, with product MTELDVATLQRRLAVFAAARNWQPYHTPKNLVAALSVEASELVEIFQWLTPEKSAGVMDDPERAPRVRDEVADVLAYLLQLCEVLGVDPLAALDAKIDRNETRFPVPPTRPTPPTRG
- a CDS encoding ATP-binding protein, which codes for MNVSYGTTPARTGAHTGRPSVTELRLSAFAGHRGAEFLLGPLTLFAGPSGSGKSGALHAYEALARLGGGAVLAEVFPDPDACVPERARPDAQRRRGFRIGCTAHGPEGAVRLDVAVQAEPELRIVGERLTVAGLTLLETALRDPGRRTVQAAWHTAGLSPVTRAPLPDDRLGTALLPLRVAGRTDGQCRVIAAAEQMVVALRSVFVCDPLPGAMRTAVPLGAGRLLRGCGNLAEVLLRTRAECGRRHGLLVDAVRAGCAGPVADVLAQAGPAGGSAVTVRALLDRGDGLRTPLGRLGNGELRYLALALVLLTGPGVLDVDPAGEVPAALQTLTVLADGFDRDLDARQRDGLVRLAARMCERGHIRLVGAVSDASWAAGIDGATVVDLGP
- a CDS encoding cell division protein SepF, whose amino-acid sequence is MAGAGNQDDSGRGEPVNSHDVTDEQWEGLAQVVPLRGRDAWPSSVDHRSMPDAETETRRRFVVLRVNIFADAREVAETLMSGVPVLLDLTSAETDVAKRVLDFSTGVVFGLASGMHRVDRNVFLLTPPGTEVGGLMKGAGIPGV
- a CDS encoding Fur family transcriptional regulator, which produces MTASRPASTAEELRGAGLRVTAARVALLETVRDGAHLGVEAIASGVRARVGHISLQAVYEGLHALTTVKLVRRIEPPGSPALFEGRVGDNHHHLVCRSCGVVADVDCATGHAPCLTASDDHGFSVDEAEVIYWGLCPACSTASTASTASSS
- the katG gene encoding catalase/peroxidase HPI codes for the protein MTDNHDAIVTDPKPEEAGGCPVAHGRAPHPTQGGGNRQWWPERLNLKILAQNPVVANPLGEDFDYAAAFQGLDLAAVKQDIAEVLTTSQDWWPADFGHYGPLMIRMAWHSAGTYRISDGRGGAGAGQQRFAPLNSWPDNANLDKARRLLWPVKKKYGQSLSWADLMILTGNVALETMGFETFGFAGGRADVWEPDEDVYWGPETTWLDDQRYTGDRELENPLGAVQMGLIYVNPEGPNGNPDPLASARDIRETFRRMAMNDEETVALIAGGHTFGKTHGAGPADNVGDDPEAASLEQQGLGWKSSYGTGKGGDTITSGLEVTWTSTPTRWSNGFFKNLFEYEWELTKSPAGAHQWVAKDGAGSGTIPDAHDSSKSHAPKMLTADLALRFDPAYEQISRRFYENPDQFADAFARAWYKLTHRDLGPKSQYLGPEVPEETLLWQDPLPAVTHELVDAADVASLKSQILASDLTVPQLVSTTWAAASSFRGSDKRGGANGARIRLQPQIGWEVNEPDRLASVLRTLEGIQESFNSAQSGGKRVSLADLIVLAGAAGVEKAAKDGGVDIEVPFTPGRVDATQEQTDVESFAALEPTADGFRNYLGKGNRLPAEFLLLDKANLLGLSAPELTVLVGGLRVLGANYGQSAHGVLTHTPGTLTNDFFVNLLDLGTTWSSTSEDQTSFEGRDAATGEVKWTGTRADLVFGSNSELRALAEVYASDDAKEKFVKDFVAAWTKVSNADRFDLV